GTTCGAGGTATCAAGCAAGCTACCGATAAACGGCAACACCTTTACGGGCACGCCCGTTTTACCGCAAATATCCAAAATCGTCTGGCGATCTTTAGGCGGGCAACTCGGAATAGCAAGAATAATCTGCTCAATGCGTTCTTCCCTCACGATTTTAGGAATGTCGGTCGTGGAACCAGCCACCAGCACGCCTTCGAACATCTTGCCAATCTTGTAGCGGTCATCGTCAACCAGGCAAACCGGATTCAAGTGGGTCGCCACGCTAGACTTAAGGCCTTCTTCTTCGTCGGCCTGGTTGTTGCGGATTTCCCTGATCAACATCTGGGCGGCAGAACCAGCCCCCACAATCATGGTGCGGGTCTTGTTGGCCAGGCTCGCCTCTTTGTAACCCGTATGCACCAGCGACACAAACGTACCGCGGAATATGTAACGGAAGGCGCAAATGCCAAAAAGGGCCACCAGGGTATGGAGTATCGCGAATTCCACAAAGACCTGGCGCTGGAACAGAAACACAAAGCCGTACGCCACCACCATACCGCACACCACGCCCTTGACGCAGCTCAGATAGTCGCGCTTGCTAAAGTAGCGCCACAGCTTGTTGTACGCACCAAAAAAGAGCAAGCTCGCAAAGCAACCGAAAACGCACGTGACAGAAATAATCAAAAGTTCAGGGCGGTTGATTCGTTCAGCAACCGCGGGCAAAGGCCAGTTGGCAAAAAGCGCCGCCGCCACCACGATAAATGCATCGGTCGCCGCCAGAATGCGCTTGCGCAGTCTAAAGCTGTTGAACAAATTCTTGACTTTCTCGTTTAACATCTAATGCCCCTTTTGATACGCCAAATATAAAATATTCTTACCTTACAACATAAACGTTAAACGCAGGTTTACGAATTTATCATCAAAAAATCCGTATTCCCCCATAAAGGCCACATGCGCCCCTCGGTAGCTCACAGCGGGAGCGAGCGAATAATGCAAGGGGGCGCTATGAATAAAGCGCTTACGAACGGTTTTGTAGGGGTCTTCGATATCGCTACCGGCGTCTGTACCCTTCCACAACCACTTGTGGTGGATGCCTACGAACAAGTTAGAAAATCCGCCCAAGCCCAAATCGCCATACAAAGTCCAGTCAATAGCGAGGCTGTTCGGGCCATTGGGGTTGCCGAGCGGTTTACCCAGGTGAGCCATCTGTGCCATAGCGGTATCGTAATGACAGTAGGTGTAAGGTTCTACACGAGCGATTTCGGCAATGGTTCCCAAATGCAGAGGTTTACCCTTCACATTCAAATCGTAACCCGCTTGCATGCCAAGCATTCCCGCCCAACGGTTATTGCTGTACTTGTTCTCGTACAAAGATGTTGGAGACGACATATCGTCCAAGAAGAATTCTCCATACAAACGAACCAGACTAAACAAACGATAGTTCACATCAAAAGCCAAGGCACCATTGTTCACGCGTTCGGTGTAATTCCCTTTCTCCATGAACAACGGGATAACCGGTACAAAAAGCCAGGGTTTATTTTCGTTGTACAACACCTGGATTTCACTCATGCCCAAGGTCAAGTTCCCTAAGGCCAGTTCGTAGCGGTGGGCATACAGGTTACGATCATTCAGATTTTCTTTGCTGTAACTCCAACTGTTCACCCGCAAGTCTGCATAGGCGCTGAACACGCGCAACGGACCAAACTGCATCTCCAGGTTTAACATGTTGTATGGAAGCGCAAACTGGTTCAAGGTCAAATTGTTATAATAACCCGGGCCCCAGTGCAAAACATCGCGTGCCAAAGAGGCGCGCACCCAGGCATAATTCAAATTCAAATGGGCGCGGTAGCGAGCATAGCTCACGTAATCGTTACCGGCATCGGTATCAAGCCCCTGCTCATCAAAAACTTCGCCATCAAAACTCTTGGCCTTTTTAGCGGAATGACCTTCGGAATAAATACGGGCATCCAAATCAAAGTCCAGCGAATCGGCGTAGCCTCGCAAGTAAAGACCGCCATCAATGCCCGGCCAAATGGTATCGCCTAGCGATTCTCCCCCGCGGTAGTCCACCCCAATCACTGGGGAAACTGCAAGGGCAAAATGGTGGGGCGTACCGGTAGCCGCCGGGATGGAGTCGGCGTAATAGATCAGGGCGTTGCGCTCGGTCTTCGCGAAATTACGTACAAAGTCTGCATTGCGGCGCGGGTACGTGAAGAACTGACGTGACTCGCCCACCGTCTGGCGGTGGTAGTCCATAAGCATCGGGAGGTAGTCGAGCGTGCGCAGGTTGCGGTTATGCTCGGTGCCCACAACCGATTGTGCTGATGCTACTGATATAAGGAGAAGGAATGCTGCAATAAACTTTTTCATTATTCAGATTCAAGATGCTGATTCCGAAACGAGTTCGGAATGACTTGAGTGGGAAGCTGACCCTGACCTACGTCAGGGTGACGTTAGTGGGATGCTGATTCCGAAACGAGTTCGGAATGACATTAGTAGTAAAAAAAAGGGGTCGGCGGAGCCGACCCCTGTATAATTCAACGAATTACTTTTCGAACGGAACGAGTTCCACGCGGCGGTTCTGTTCGCGGCCTTCCTTCGTTTCGTTGTCGGCAATCGGCATTTCAGAGCCGTAACCGATAGCACGCAGGCGGTCACCTTCGATACCCTTCTTCTTCAGGTGGTCCACCACAGCCTTGGCACGCTTTTCAGAGAGCTTCTGGTTGGTGGCTTCAGAACCGGTATTGTCGGTGTGGCCCTGCACTTCCAGGTTGGCAGACTTTACCTTTCTCATCAACATGGCGATGTCGTTCAAGGTGGTGTAGCTCTTCTTGGTGAGCTTGGCAGAACCGGTCTGGAACTGGATCCCCTTCTTGAGTTCATCAAGGTTTTCCTTCTTGTTCACCGGGCAGCCAGCTTCGTCAACAACGATGCCTTCCAAGGTGTTCGGGCACTTGTCCTTGGGATCAGGTACGCCGTCCTTGTCGCCATCGAGCACGCAGCCAACGCTGTCCACCGGCATGCCGGCAACGGTACCCGGACACTTGTCCTGACCATCGGCAACGCCATCCTGGTCGCTATCGGCAGCGCAACCGGTAGAATCAACCGTCACACCCATGGCAGTATTCGGGCACTTGTCCTTGTTGTCAGGTACGCCGTCGTGGTCGAAGTCCATCGGGCAACCGGTGCTATCGACACTGACGCCTTCCGGAGTATTCGGGCACTTGTCCTTGTTGTCGGGCACGCCGTCCACATCGAAGTCGAGCATACAACCCACAGAGTCCACCACAATGCCTTCCGGAGTGTTCGGGCACTTGTCGTTAATATCGGCAATGCCGTCCTTGTCGGTATCGACACGGTTCAAGGAATCAAGACGAGCGCGTTCAGCAGCGTTCAATGCAGCGGAATCCACCTGGTCGTTGTCACCGTTCATAATCACGGAATCCTTGTCGGCGCAGCCGTCAGTATTCACAGACACGCCTTCCGGAGTATTCGGGCACTTGTCGTAAGAATCAACCACGCCGTCCTTGTCGCTATCCATCGGGCAGCCTTCGGCATCGACCTTAATACCCTTCTTGGTGTGCGGGCACTTGTCGGCATTATTCTTCACGCCATCGCCATCGGTATCACGCCACATGTCGGCACCGAAGTACCAAGTGAGGAGTGCGGCACCGGCAACGAGCGGGGTCGGAGCATAGCAGTATTCGTAGCTCTTGCCATCTTCACCCTGGAAGTTGACCATGCGGTCGTTGCAGCCTTCCATTTCTTCCGAGCCATGGTAGAACGGGTTCTTGAAGGCACGCACGGCTACTTCGAGGCCCATCGCAAAGTCGATGTTGTACGGCAGGTGGAAGCGGAGACCCGGAGTAATAATCATAGGATCTTCGCTGGGTTCAAACTTGTACATACCCTTGGTCTGCAAGCGGGCTTCGCCAGAGTATTCCAAGAACACATCCATCCAGCTCTTGGGGAGCCAGTTCACGCCAGCGCTGTAAACGAGCACCTGGGTTTCGTCCAGGTCGAGCGGGTAAACGTACTGGGCAAACAAGTTAAAGCGCCAGGGCTTGGGGTTGCTGAGCTTGGTGAGGTCAGCGGTACCCACGAGGCCGAGACCGAAGGCCCAATCGTCGGCGGTGTAAGGCTGGGTGTAGCCGTTACTGTTCAGGTACCAGGCGTGGCGGGGGCGCACACCAGCGTTAGTTTCACCCGTCGGAATGTACATATTGAGCATGGCAGCAAAGCCGTACCACTTGTTGGTGTCGAGCGGGAGGCGGATCTTGGACCACACGTTCAAGTCGCCGCGGCTGGTGCCCCACATGTTGTTGGAGCCAGAAGGGCCATTGGAGTTAGCGTGTTCGTAGTAAACCGGGAGGCTCACGCCCACGTCCATCCAGTTGGTCAAACCGGCATTCACGAAGAAGTTACCGGCCTGGGTGTAGTCCCACCAGTTGAAGCTGTAGTCATTGCCACCCTGGCTGTACTTACCACCACGGGCAAGGGCCCAGCCGTCAATGGCAATGTTACCACCCGTACCAACGGCAAAGTTCCATTGGCCAAGGGTCTTGGCGTTAGTCTGATGGAGACCGTCAGTGCCGCCCTCCATGCCTATCTGGGCAAAGCTGATTCCAGCCGCCAGAAGTGCAGTCCCAAGTATTTTTTTCATGTTTTTGTTTCCTTCTTCGGTAACTGTGATTATAAACACAAATATAGTATAAATTATTTAAATGTTAAGATTTACTGAAATAACCCTTGCCGTAATACCCCTTGCCATAGTAACCATAGCCATAATAGTGGCCCGGTTCGTATTCGCAATGGTTCAACACAAAGGCGCAAGGTTTATCGGCATAACGGCGCAAATTGGCCAAATTTTCCTTGATTTGCTCCAAAGAATCGGCCCCGTAATGCACCACCATCAAGGTAAAGTCTACCAGCGGGTAAATCAGTTCGGCATCAGTCACCATGCTGACCGGCGGGGTATCTACGATAATCATATCGTATTCCTGCTTCAAATCTTCGAGCAAGGTCTTGAACTTGTCGTGGCGCAACAGCTCACTGGGCGACATCAAACGTTTGCCACAACCCATCACGAACAAGTTTTCGCAACGGGCATCGGCAACGGCCTCGTGCCATTCCACCTTGCCCGAAAGCACTTCGGTGAGTCCTATGTACTTGGAACTGCGAATCACGCCCTTGCGCATGTCAGCATCAATCAGCAACACACGCTTGCCGTTCATGGCATACACAGCCGCCAGGTTCTTTGCCACAAAAGACTTACCCACCCCCGGCATCAAGCCGCAAGTCATCACCACCTTCTGCCCCGCTTCAAGCGAAAAATCGAGAGCCGTCTGCAAAGTGCGGAACGCTTCGCTCGCCTGGTCGTTAGGGGAAGATTCCACTAGCGTCAGTTTACGGCGTTTGTCTTTGACCAAACGGTTCTTGGATTCTGGAATCTTCGCAAACACGCTCACGTTGGTCGCGTGTTCCAATTCCTGAGAACTGCGGATTCCGTTACGCATCATGCGCAACAGAAACACCAAAAGCACTCCCACCATAAAGCTCGCAGCCATAGAGCAAACGAGGATGTTGAATTTTTTCGGTTTACTCTGGATCGGTTCAATCTGGGCAAAATCCACAACGCGCACGTTACCCACCTCGCCCGCGCGCACCACGCGCAGCTGCTGGATATTGTTGAGCATAGCGGTGTACTGGGCGTTGTTCAGCGATACATCTTCTTGCAAGCGAATCATTTCTTGCTGCGTAACCGGCATGGATTCTGCACTCTTCTTGAGGCGGGCCAGTTCCCCGCGCAACTTATCTTGCTGCTTCACGATGGTCTGCACCGAGGGGTGTTCTTCTTTAAACAAGCGCGTAGCCTCTTGACGTTGCTGTTCCAACTGGAGCAACTGGCGCTGCAAGTCTACCTCTTTATCCAAGTGGGCGCGAGTTTCACCCGTCATGTCGACCGAGCCAACACTGTGACGGTAGTCCGACAGAACCTTCTCGGAACTGTCGAGTGTTGCCTTAATACCCGGCAACCGGGTTTCCAAGAATTCCAAAGTCTTTTCGGCCTCGGCGCTACGCATCTCTACATTCTGGCGCACGTAAGTGTTCGCAATGGTATTGAGGATCGAGGCAGCACGGTCTGCATAACGGTGCGAGTAAGAGATACCGATTACGCCGGTCTGCTTGCCCTTCTCGGCAACCTTCAACGACCCCGCAAGACCCCGGACCGCCAGTAGAGGATTCCCCTGCTTTATCACAAATTTTTCGCCCAAAGTAGCACGCATCAACTTCACGCGCATGCGCAAGGTATCACCCGCATAAGGGGCCGAGAGCAAATCGCCTACTTTGCCTTCTACCAGCTTCGTTTCTTCGGGAGTGTAAATGGCATAAGTGTTCTCCCCTGTGACCACCGCTTCCCAGCGGTCGGCACGGGCCAGTTCAGGGATATCCAAGAAGTCGATATCCATACGGCCTTCGCGGTGGAGCAAACGGTTCAGCGCCCCCTGGGGGGTCGCCGAATACATCAGGTGTTCTTGATCCACCACATAGTTCAAGACCAGGCGGCTCTTGATGAGTTCAATTTCGGCATCGGCCGGGCTCGCCACCTCTAGCAAAGAGCCCATCTCGCCCAAGGCGCGGGCCGACTTGTTACCCTTAATGTCTATCTGGAACAGGGCATCGCTGGTGTACTGCGGGCGAATCCACTGGCCCACCACCACACCAATAGCGGCCCCCACCAAAAGGAACAGGCACAAAAGGTAACGCCTTTTCCAAAGGATAAACAAAGCCTCGAGCAAGGTAATGGTGTTGTTTGGCGTTTGGGCCTGTGCACCAACCACAATCGTCTGCTGTTCGCTATCGGCCATGTAAGTCTCCAAAATTTTAGCAAAATCGAAATTTGGGACAAAATATAGTAAAATTATTTAAAACTTACGGAATGTAGGCAAAAAAGCGTGCAAAGAGTGTATTACTTATTGTCATCCCCGGCTCCACTCATTGTCATCCCCGGCTTGACCGGGGATCTCCTGTTTCACTCATTGTCTTCCCCGCGAAAGCGGGGATCTCCCGTTTTAGAGGAAAATGGAGGTGCCCGATCAAGTCGGGCAAGACAGGATAGAAGATGTCTTCCCCGCGAAAGCGGGGATCTCCTTTTATGAATGAAAAATCCCGGGCAGAGCCCGGGAAAAGTCATTTAGGTGAGCTAATCGCTTTCCGCGCATTCTCAACCATCTCTGGCGTTACGCCTATTGATTCAGCAAGGTCTTTCCAATCGGCATTCATCTTTTCAATCAACTCAATTTTCCACAGACGTTTCCAGCGCTTGAGTCGCTTTTCCCTGGCGATGGCATCGCCAACATTAAAGAAATGTTCGTAATAGACCAGCCGGTTTACGTTATAATCATTCGTAAAACCTTCGTTAATCTTTATCTTATGTTCTATAATCCGGCGGCACAAATCGTTCGTGACGCCCGTATAGAACGTCGTGCGATATTGATTCGTCAAGATATACACGTAAAAGTTGTAGTTTGCAATATGGGGAGTAGACATGTTAACACCTCGTAATCTATGTTCAGATAAAACATAGATTATCATTTTGACAAAAAATGACAAAATGGATTTTGGTGGGAAGGAGGAGAAAACTGTTGATAATTTGACAAACGTATGAAAAAAAAATATATTGTTATTAACAATTCCCACCACGCCTCTTTGCAATGCGTACCACGGTGGGACTTCGCATTTATGGGGCTTAGATCCATCCCAAAGTTACCGTCTTTAGTTGCCGTCACCCAGAACTTCCCAGTAGCCGCCGTTATCAGGGCCGACTCTTTTTAAGAGTTCAGCTTCAACGAGATATTTAAGGTATGTGGCCACTGTTCGACGACTAAGATTTAGCGATTCAGCCAATTCCCCCGATGAAACATTCGGATTTTGGTTTACAAATTCCATCAAGCGGAAGCAACCGTCACAAGCCTTTTTGAAGGACGATTCCTGTTTGAATCTGGAACGGATTTTTTTAAAATTTTTTCCGTTCCATTTTTACCATCGGCAAGAGTTGTTGCAAAAAATGCAACAACTCATCCTAGCCTTGATAAAGAGAAACAACATCTCTGAGGAGTTTCCCGCCTACATCAAACCATCAAACAAAGCGTCAATATTCTTTTCTTCTTTTTCTTTATTATGCCTAGGACCACTATTCATTGCAGCATGAAAAAATTTCAGGTTTCCCTCAATAACACCCTTAAAATCAACATTTTTTCGAAGATTATCAATTTCTTTCTTTTTCAAAAAAGGATAATCATCCTGTATTTCCTCCAAAAAAATTTCCAGTTCTTCCTTAATTTCTTCAATTGAAGTGCATATGAAAGCATCAGTTTCATTTACCAAAATATTGTCAATGTCGATTTCCAATGATTCAAACAAGCATTCCTGCAAAAATTCAACAACATAATCCTTAACGAAAGGACAAGATTTGTAACCTTCTAAAATAGCCCCAAAATCATGATAATCATCACAAAAACAATAGGAGAAACACATAATAAAATCCGAAAAATCATATTTACTCAAATTATCCAAAACAATACAGAAAAAATTAAATTTGTTATATTCAATAAGTATATCATCGCCTTCATGAATTGATTCTATCAAGTTAGGCACAAGTCCACATTCAAAACCCAAAAGCCTGACTAAATGAATCTTTAAGCCAGTCCATTCATTTTTAGGACAGTTATTTAAAAGTTCACCGTAAACCGATTGAACATCGACAATCTTTTCGTTGTTATACTCTATAACTTCTATAGAATCAATTGTACCAAGGGCTAAGCTCAACTTGACAATTACATCTCTTTCCAAAATGGTGGGCAGGACATAATCAGAAACAGACGGGTTAAATACGGATACAAAAAACTCCTTGGAACCACTCGATATTTCAACATCCTTTCTCAAGATAGATCGAAGACAACCACTTAAAACATAATCAAAATCATTACGTTCTTGATCCGGCTTTTTTATTCCCATTAAGGTCAGCGCTCTACTATAGGCATCCCTTAGCAAACATTCTAGAATTTTTCCTCTATTTGCAACAACTAATTGAACTAAAAGACGTTGAGAAGCGTCTAAATGCCTTGTAAAGCAGTTTTCCCATATTTCTTTGGGATCATCCAATGTTTTATTGACAAACTCTAAATAACTTTCTTGTCGGGAATCTTCAAAATTTTCCTGTTTTGTAATAAAATGGATTAGTCTGGGATTAAAATTTCGATGTTTAATAATGGCATTATAAGCTTTGTTTTTTACAATATTTGCAATTTCATCAGCATCTATATTTGAATTCAGCAAATGATTGTACAAAATTCTAACTTTTGTTGAATCGGAGTACTCCCCCACACTAACGATATACGCCTTTTTCGCAAGACGATATTCTCGATAGCATTGACTATATAAACACGCTTTTTGAATGATATTCGTCCTAGACGTAAGAACAAATCTTTTGTTCTTTTCTTTAGAAATTCGTTTTAAGAAATTGACTATAGAGCTCTCTTGTTTTCCAGAGTAACAGTCATAATAAGTACTACCCAAAAAATCATCAAAATAGAAAACAATCTTCTTTTCTGTATCACTTAAATCGTAATCATCATGTGAAAATTCATCTTCAAAGAAATGAACCTCAAAACCTTCCTTATAATAAAGAAGGCAAATGTATTCTGCCAAGGTCGTCTTGCCCACGCCAGGCTCCCCCGCGATTACAGCCACATGGTTCTTTTCAAGTGAATCCACAACATTCTTCACATCAGGTGTTTCAACGAACACATTATTTAAGCCTTCCCATCGATTCTGCAGTTCATAAAAACAATTCATGTTGGCTGGTTTCAGCACTGCTCTAACTAAATCGGCATTTGTCGCCCATAATTTCACAGTGGATTTCAAGGTCGCCGTATCATTGTCTAGTAAACTACTTATTGAAACCGCACCCAATACTACAACATTTGAAACAGCCCCCTTTATCAAATTCCTCAATATTTCGGCCTGACTTTGGGAAAGATTCAACGAGGTCGCAAGAACATAGCAAGAAATACGCTTTTTTTGAATTTTAGGGAGTTCATCTTTCTCAATCTTATTCTTTAATTGATTAAAACCCGATTTAAGATAATGTTTCGCCTGGATAAGGGCCCTTTTGGGAATGTCACAAGCAAGTCCATCAATCCCGCTATCACGGCCCTCTGCATACTGCTCAACAACTCTAGTCTTGCCAATCAAGAGTTTGTTGACCATTTGTTCAAAATCAATATCGTTTAAAACGCTAAAGTCATAATTCATAACAAAACCTAAAAGCAAATAGAATCACTTAACTCAATATACATCCTTTTTGAACTTTTTAGCAAATAAAAGGGTTTCATTTTTCTTCGGCATTTAACTTAGCGATACATTCCTTTTTAAAATCTAAAGCCCTTCGGCAATCCCAAAGCATTCTCAAAGTTTTCCGGGCAAGCCCAAATCAACTCATTGAAAGTGGAAGTCATTTCCTTCTGGGCAGACATATCCATCGAAAGAAGATCATGCAAGATGAATATCAAGGCTCCAACCGAATCGTTCCCCAAATGCAACCTTTGCATGGCTGGAGTCCGAGATGGTCTAATTTTGAAGCGATAACCCCAAAGACGTCCATGATGGGCACATCGATTGCGGAGAATGACCAAGCAACGCACCCAAGACACCACGTCGTGAGGCGGTGCTTTCAGCCTTGCCGCAACCATTTTTACATGCGATTGAAATTTAAATGTACCAAAGATTTTTGACCATTTCCCGAACGAGAGATACTCAGAAAGAATCCAGCATGGAGGGACATCTGATTCCGCATATGTGGTTTTAAAATGTACTGCGGAGAGTTCATTATTGTCTATCGCCCGTTCCAAAGCATCTACACATTCCTGTCTCAAATTGATTAAATCAATGGAAGTTGTAAACAACTTATCATCTAGAAACCAAAATGGGTCCTGCGTCTCCGTTACCATGACATAGTTCAGAACAGAGCGGAACATTATTTCAAAACGTCCGAGATATTTCTGCAGTAACGTTCTAAGTTTTTCATCCCACAAATACAGATTGTAAATACGATTGAACGTCGTTTGAGGCAAAAACTTGTCTAAACGATTTCCATTGTTATCAAACTCCTCAAAATTAAGCCCGTAACCGCAAAAACGGTAATAATTGAGCAGTAACAACACTTGCATGGCCGAATCATTATCTATCTCAACCCCCCGGCTTTTCAGCAAGGCAACCTGTTCTTCAAGGGAAGTCGGCTTCTTTTTGAATTTCACCAGCTTCCCCTAAAAACAAAAAAGACTCGCCGTGGTCCGCTCCCGAAGAACGGGATCGCGTGGCGAGTACTATTGCTAAAGAATATAACTAAAAACGTTAACATTGTCAATATGTTCGGACTCAGTTTCGCAATATTTTTGAATTTCGACATTAGCAATCCGACACAGAACAAAAACACAATCGTATTCATAAATTTCAAATTTAGCTACAAAAAAAGACAATTTTGCAATCAATTGATTGCAAGATTTGTAAAAGTAGATTAAACAAAAGACAATGGGCGTTACCCGGCTAGGGACAGAGGCAGACTCTCCCGGCCCTACGGGCTTCGATCTCCCCTAAAGGGGACCATAGCCACTAAGCGGCACAGCCGCAAGTGGCTGGAGGCCCAACTCAATCGCAAGAATGGCATTTGTTGCATTAGCGATGTGAAACTGCCTAGATTATAAAAGCTATTTCTTGACGACTTCCCAGTGACCGCCCCTATCGGGACCAATACGTTTGACAAGCCCCATTTCAACAAGTTTTTTCAAGTTTTTAGCGACATTGGCGCGGTTAATCCCAACAACCTGTGCAATTCCCTCCTGCGACGCAGAGGGGTTTTGCTCTATAGCGGAAAGAATCTTCCTTTGATTTTCTGTAATATTTTCTGTATCTTTTTCTGTATCCTTTTCTGTATCCTTTTCTGTATCCCTGTCAACAGTTTTCCGCACGGTCACACGTATTCCGCAACCATTTTCCTCAATCCTGGGAACAGGTAAACCGGCCTCTTGGAACAGCCCTATAACGCGAGTAACACCGGAACCGTACTTTTCAATCTCGCCCAACATATTGAAGTGGTTTGCAATCGCCTTATTCCGAAGAGTGGACAAGTAATTTCCCGAATTCAAATCGTCAGGAGTCATCCCATCCATCAGTTTTCCCGGATTGAAAAACTCTATACGATCATCAAAAATTTTGACGCACGATTCCGATGCCGAACGATAATCCCTGTGAACAATCATGTTCAAGATTATTTCCCTGATGGCCTTTAGCGGATAATCCCAAACAAGATCATTTTCAAGCTTGTCGCTTATGACGACCTGACAATTGATGTGCTTTTTCACGAACTCATAAATTTCTTCTACCTGGCTCACCAAATCGCCATGGGCTTCGCCCCTGTCCTTGATTATTGTCGGGGACTGGAAAAAGCCCAGCTAGAATTCTGAGTACGCAACGTGCAATCCCCAATCTCAATCGGGCTCATCGCATGAACACTGTTCTCGTGCCGAATAAAGTAGCGTCCCTGCACCGCCACCGGCTTTATCAGGCTTTCCTTGACATTTATCGCAACAAGCGTCTTCCCTTTGTACTTTACGACTTCAACATCGGGGACCTGCACAGGCTCCGTAGCCCAACAAAGATGACACCTCCGTGCTTGTTGGCAAACACGCCCACAGCCTCGACAACCTCTTGATTGAAAGAGGATTTGAATTCCACTGTAGAGGATTCGCCAGCCTTGATTACCGATTCGTACCGCATCCATAATCTACACATTTGTTCACTATCAAATATACACAAACGCGGGGCGGTTGTCAATAGCCGGGGCAAAAAAAGTTAATTAAGCAACCTATTGTTGACAAAAGTGGCTTGCGGGCGTTCCCTGCTGCGCAGGGGTGGGCTCTCGCGGCACGAAGCCGAGGCTTATCTTCCCCTTGCCTTCCAGGATTTTCCGCTGGCTCATGACAATCTGACAGTCCAGAGCCGCAACCCAGTCCTGCATTTTCATCGGCTTTTCGTCAAGGGTCTGCAATTAGAATGTGATGTAGTTTCCCTTGAAATTTGTCATGCCGACGAACGGTTTCTCACTATCAACACGCTCGTATATAAGCTCTGCAACCGTATGCTTGCCGTTTTCCTTCTTGTTGAACTAACAAGAATTCCTTGTGAGTTGCCTCCTTAGGCAGTTCCTCGTCCTTGTATATGTTGTCGATGTGCAGGCTTATATTTTGCTGAGTGGTCTCATACAGTTCG
The nucleotide sequence above comes from Fibrobacter sp. UWT2. Encoded proteins:
- a CDS encoding helix-turn-helix domain-containing protein, which produces MRYESVIKAGESSTVEFKSSFNQEVVEAVGVFANKHGGVIFVGLRSLCRSPMLKS
- a CDS encoding ATP-binding protein — translated: MKKHINCQVVISDKLENDLVWDYPLKAIREIILNMIVHRDYRSASESCVKIFDDRIEFFNPGKLMDGMTPDDLNSGNYLSTLRNKAIANHFNMLGEIEKYGSGVTRVIGLFQEAGLPVPRIEENGCGIRVTVRKTVDRDTEKDTEKDTEKDTENITENQRKILSAIEQNPSASQEGIAQVVGINRANVAKNLKKLVEMGLVKRIGPDRGGHWEVVKK
- a CDS encoding Abi family protein, which translates into the protein MKFKKKPTSLEEQVALLKSRGVEIDNDSAMQVLLLLNYYRFCGYGLNFEEFDNNGNRLDKFLPQTTFNRIYNLYLWDEKLRTLLQKYLGRFEIMFRSVLNYVMVTETQDPFWFLDDKLFTTSIDLINLRQECVDALERAIDNNELSAVHFKTTYAESDVPPCWILSEYLSFGKWSKIFGTFKFQSHVKMVAARLKAPPHDVVSWVRCLVILRNRCAHHGRLWGYRFKIRPSRTPAMQRLHLGNDSVGALIFILHDLLSMDMSAQKEMTSTFNELIWACPENFENALGLPKGFRF